The genomic region ATGTTGAGCTTGTCCAGAGCCGGGTAGATCGCCGCGAACATGGCGGGCAGGATCGCGAAGTACTTCGCCAGGTCGTTCGCCACGGAGAACGTCGTCAGAGCACCGCGGGTGATCAGCAGCTGCTTGCCGATCTCCACGATCTCGATGAGCTTGGTGGGATCCGAGTCCAGATCCACCATGTTCCCGGCTTCCTTCGCCGCGGAAGTACCGGTGTTCATGGCGACGCCGACGTCGGACTGCGCGAGCGCGGGCGCGTCGTTGGTGCCGTCACCGGTCATCGCGACCAGCCGCCCGCCCTCCTGTTCCTTGCGGATCAGGGCCATCTTGTCCTCGGGCTTGGCCTCGGCGAGGAAGTCGTCCACACCGGCTTCCGACGCGATGGCCTTGGCGGTCAACGGGTTGTCGCCGGTGACCATGACCGTCCGGATGCCCATCGCGCGCAGCTCGGCGAACCGCGCCTTCATGCCGGGCTTCACCACATCTGAAAGCCGGATGACCCCGAGCACCACGTCGTTCTCCGCGACGACGAGCGGTGTGCCGCCATCGGCGCTGATCTTGTCGACGACCTGGCGCACTTCGTCGGAGGTGGTGAACCCGCTCGCGGCGCCCTTGCGGATGCGGCGGTCACCGAGGTCGATGCCGGACATCCTGGTCTGGGCGGTGAACGGCACGAACTCGCCGGCCTTCTCCGCGTCGGTCGGCGCGGCCGAGAGGCCGTACTTCTCGACGCACAGCTCGACGATGCTGCGACCTTCCGGCGTACCGTCGGCGAGGCTCGACAGCCTGACGACCTCGGCGAGCCTGCGCTCGTCCACTCCGGCGGCCGCGATGAACTCCGTGGCGCGCCGGTTGCCCCACGTGATGGTGCCGGTCTTGTCGAGCAGCAGCGTGTCGATGTCACCGGCGGCCTCGACCGCCTTGCCGGACGTGGCCAGCACGTTGCGCTGCACCAGCCGGTCCATGCCCGCGATGCCGATCGCGGACAGCAGCGCGCCGATCGTCGTGGGGATGAGGCACACGAGGAGTGCGGTCAGGACGATCACCGACTGCTCGCCGCCGGAGTAGATCGCGAACGGCTGCAGCGCCACGACCGCGAGCATGAAGATGATCGTGAGCGTGGACAGCAGGATCGTCAGCGCGATCTCGTTCGGCGTCTTCTGCCGTTCGGCGCCTTCGACGAGCGCGATCATCCGGTCGACGAACGTTTCGCCCGGCTTGGCCGTGATCTTGACGACGATCCGGTCCGAGAGCACGGTCGTTCCACCGGTGACCGCGGACCGGTCACCGCCGGACTCACGGATCACCGGTGCGGACTCACCGGTGATGGCCGACTCGTCCACGGTGGCAATGCCTTCGACGACGTCACCGTCACCAGGGATCGTCTCGCCGGCCTCCACGACGACGAGGTCGCCGAGCCGGAGTTCGGTGCCGGGAACGCGTTCCTCGGAGCCGTCCTCGGTCAGGCGCCTCGCGATCGCGTCCTTCTTCGTCTTGCGCAGCGACTCGGCCTGGGCCTTGCCGCGGCCCTCCGCGACCGCCTCGGCGAGGTTCGCGAACAGCACCGTGAACCACAGCCACACCGCCACGGCGATCGTGAACACGCTGGGATCGGTGACCGCGAAGTAGGTGACCAACAGCGAACCGACCCAGACGACGAACATCACCGGGTTGCGCAGCTGGTGGCGCGGGTCGAACTTGCGCAGCGCGTCCGGGAAGGACTTCCACAGCTGCTGGGGGTCGAAGATGCCGGCACCGACCTGGCGGCCCAGGTTCTCGGCGTGCCGGTCGCGGATCTCTTCCGGAGTCCGCTGAAGTGTGCTGGTCACAGCAGTGCCTCCGCGATGGGACCAAGAGCGAGAGCGGGAACGAACGTCAGCGCGGCGACCAGCACGATGCTGGCCCCGAGCAACGAGGCGAACAACGGGCCGGTGGTGGGCAGCGTGCCCGCCGTGACCGGCACCTTCTTCTGCGCTGCCAACGATCCGGCGAGCGCGAGCACCGCGATGATCGGGATGAATCGGCCGAACAGCATGCAGACGCCGAGCGAGGACTGGAACCAGTCGTTCGTCACCGTGATGCCACCGAACGCGCTGCCGTTGTTGTTCGATGCGGACGCGTAGGCGTAAAGGATTTCGGAGAGGCCGTGTTCGCCGGAGTTGTTCAGAACTCCCTGCGTGCTCGGCAGGATCGCCGCGATGCCCGCACCGACCAGCAGGACGGTCGGCATCGCGAGGATCGACACAGCAGCGGCCGTGACCTCCCGGCGGCCGAGCTTCTTGCCCAGGTACTCCGGCGTGCGGCCGACCATCAGACCCGCCAGGAACATCGCGATGATCGCCATCACCAGGATGCTGTAGAGCCCGGTGCCGACACCGCCCGGCGTCATCTCCCCGAACAGCATGTTCAGCAACGTGCCACCGCCACCGAGCCCGGTGAAGCTGTCGTGCCACGAGTTGACCGCACCGGTCGACGTGCCGGTCGTGGAGTTCGCGAAGAGCGCGCTGCCGGCCACGTCGAAGCGGAGTTCCTTGCCCTCCAACGGCCGCAGGCCGCTCGCCTCCGCACCCCAGATGACCGCGAGCATCGCGGCCCAGATGGTGCCCATGACGCCGAGCAACACGTAGCCCTGCTTGTTCTGACCGACCATCCGGCCGAACGTGCGGGTCAGCGCGACCGGGATCACCAGCAGCAGGAAGATCTCGATGAGGTTCGTCCACTCGTTCGGGTTCTCGAACGGGTGCGCGGAGTTCGCGTTGAGCACGCCGCCGCCGTTGGTGCCGAGTTCCTTGATGGCTTCCTGGCTGGCAACGGGTGCGTTCGCGATGGTCTGGCCGTCAACGTCCACACCGGACTTGAGGCTCATCGTCACGCCGAGAGCGATCAGCACGATCGCGAAGACGAAGGCCAGCGGCAGCAGGATCCGGAGCGCGCCTCGGGTGAGGTCGACCCAGAAGTTGCCGAGCCGGTCGGTCTGGTGACGCACGAAACCGCGGATCAGCGCGACCGCGACAGCCAAGCCGGCCGCCGCGGACACGAAGTTCTGCACGGTCAGGCCGATCATCTGGACCGTGTGGCCCATGACGGCTTCCGGCACGT from Lentzea guizhouensis harbors:
- the kdpB gene encoding potassium-transporting ATPase subunit KdpB, giving the protein MTSTLQRTPEEIRDRHAENLGRQVGAGIFDPQQLWKSFPDALRKFDPRHQLRNPVMFVVWVGSLLVTYFAVTDPSVFTIAVAVWLWFTVLFANLAEAVAEGRGKAQAESLRKTKKDAIARRLTEDGSEERVPGTELRLGDLVVVEAGETIPGDGDVVEGIATVDESAITGESAPVIRESGGDRSAVTGGTTVLSDRIVVKITAKPGETFVDRMIALVEGAERQKTPNEIALTILLSTLTIIFMLAVVALQPFAIYSGGEQSVIVLTALLVCLIPTTIGALLSAIGIAGMDRLVQRNVLATSGKAVEAAGDIDTLLLDKTGTITWGNRRATEFIAAAGVDERRLAEVVRLSSLADGTPEGRSIVELCVEKYGLSAAPTDAEKAGEFVPFTAQTRMSGIDLGDRRIRKGAASGFTTSDEVRQVVDKISADGGTPLVVAENDVVLGVIRLSDVVKPGMKARFAELRAMGIRTVMVTGDNPLTAKAIASEAGVDDFLAEAKPEDKMALIRKEQEGGRLVAMTGDGTNDAPALAQSDVGVAMNTGTSAAKEAGNMVDLDSDPTKLIEIVEIGKQLLITRGALTTFSVANDLAKYFAILPAMFAAIYPALDKLNIMHLATPQSAILSAVIFNALIIVALIPLALKGVRYRPSSASALLRRNLLIYGLGGVVTPFAGIWLIDLLVRLIPGIG
- the kdpA gene encoding potassium-transporting ATPase subunit KdpA; protein product: MSPLVAGLLQVGILIAALAVVYRPLGDYMARVFRVQEAETQKHSKVELAIYRFARIDPDAEQKWSTYAYGVLGFSFVGIMFLYVIQRIQSVLPFNFDRGNVPEGMAFNTAISFVTNTNWQSYVPEAVMGHTVQMIGLTVQNFVSAAAGLAVAVALIRGFVRHQTDRLGNFWVDLTRGALRILLPLAFVFAIVLIALGVTMSLKSGVDVDGQTIANAPVASQEAIKELGTNGGGVLNANSAHPFENPNEWTNLIEIFLLLVIPVALTRTFGRMVGQNKQGYVLLGVMGTIWAAMLAVIWGAEASGLRPLEGKELRFDVAGSALFANSTTGTSTGAVNSWHDSFTGLGGGGTLLNMLFGEMTPGGVGTGLYSILVMAIIAMFLAGLMVGRTPEYLGKKLGRREVTAAAVSILAMPTVLLVGAGIAAILPSTQGVLNNSGEHGLSEILYAYASASNNNGSAFGGITVTNDWFQSSLGVCMLFGRFIPIIAVLALAGSLAAQKKVPVTAGTLPTTGPLFASLLGASIVLVAALTFVPALALGPIAEALL